The Aptenodytes patagonicus chromosome 10, bAptPat1.pri.cur, whole genome shotgun sequence genomic sequence TCCATGTCTGACAAAAGCCAAACAGTCTGAGAAGTAGTCCTGATCTTCGTGAGAATGCTGTATCAGTGTTCCCAAGATGTGATATAGGAGTGATTTAATTACACTTCTATATGCAAATGGTCATTCTTGGTTAGTTTAAGACACAGTTATTTTACTTTAAGGCAAGCAGCAATCACTTTATGGTAAACTCAAACTATGCTCACACTGAGATTTCTATTAGTTCAAGTCAACTTTAAAACCATTTTAACTAAAAATCACTGCAACTTTCTTGTATagacaacagagaaagaaaaacaaagaacactGCCATGATACATTTTCTGAGGTTCACACATAGCTCAAACTTTacaaaatttttaatttcctaCCACTAGGTTATTGTTATAACGAATTAAATAATGCAAGTTTGAAGCTATTTTGGAATTGGTTTGTATAATAACATTGGAAGACATTCTAATACATCAACAGCTGTGGTCTATACTCAGGGAAATGCATACTATGCCCACGTGACTGATTGCAACAAATGTCTTCAGCCCTCTTAGGTTATGCATTGTCACCAGCTGGAGGAACTCAGTGGTATGTTGAAAACAATGCATATGTGGAAATAAACACGGTTCTTCGTGTTCAGAGACAACCAAGAAAGCATGTGTACCCTTGATAAAGGAACAGACAGACCTttaaaccaacaaacaaacctaAAACATTCAACTACCATGAGCTCATaggagtaaaataaatatatactggCCAAATACTTTCACAGAAATTGAAACAACGAATCATTTTAGTAAattctgatttgaaaaaaaattaaaaatgaaatcccTGAACAAAATTGTAAGGCAGAAATGGAGCAACCAGCTCTACTGAATCAAATACTGTTAGGGGACAATGTATATTCATCGCTAAAGGCCTTGCAAAACGGAGATAGATTATTTTATAGATAATTTAATTCTATTATTACTTTTTTACATGGTTTATTTTGGGAGTGCTGCAGTGATGTTGCAGTGTAGCATCAAGTTAATTAGCATCTCTTGTATTCTTGGGCACGTGGGATAAAGTTAGCACACCACCTTTTATGAGTCACAGATCTTTTACTTTCTATTATACTTTTCAATAGTTGCCTTCTATTTCTGCAGAGGAATTCTTTAGTTTCCTGTACATAAGAACACTTTCTTAAACCAGAGTTCAGGAAAATGTATCTGATTCAATGTAACATGGCTATCGTGACATATTAGTGAATCTGCAATACAAACTCCAAATTTCAGGTactgtttctggtttgttttttttttatcctgataTCCAATATACTTTaagttactgaaaataaatatattttgaaaaaattacaCTTAACGTAACAAAACTCcttaatttcttcccttttcgGCAGTATATACAGGACAGTTCACAACTGAATAAGTGACTAAAAAAGATGAGCAGATTACCTGGGGATTTTCTTGGGAATCCGAGGTGGTGATGAATGGCTCGCTATTTTCTGTTCAAAGCTCTCTGGAGagttttcctgtgtttctccTTTGTCTTTTGCTAGTGCATCAGCGATAGCAGACTCTGCTCCACTCTTGTTTTGATGGTCAGCCTTTGGTTCAGCCTGTGCCGGTTCACATCTATACATGAAAACAATCGACGGCTTCTCACTGGAGTCTGACTTTGCCTCACTGAACCAGTGATGACGTTGAACTGGAGGAGGGGGGAGCATATGTATAACAGTTCCATCAAGACCCaccaattttcctttctctcgttctttctctttgtcttcctCATCATCAGTTTTCCTGCGGCGGAAGAAGCTCTTAAATGATATCCAGCGTTTGGGTTTCGCATCAGCAGCTCGGCGACCTTCTGAATGAAGGATTGACTCAGCCTCTGTCGACCTGGTGGGACTGTTTGGTTTGGTCCAATTGCTGAAATGTCTTTGCAACAAGTTACTTGCATGATAGGGTGAAGAAGTGGACCGCGGAGGAGGAAATGGCGGCGCTTGCTCTGTTTTGGGACTTGTGGTATTTGGGGTGGCTCTCACTGGCTTTGGAGAGTGAGTGGCAACTGGCTGTGAAAGTGactctttctgcattttaatggCAGTGTTTTCCACTGTCTTGGATGACTCTATTTCAGACTGTGACGTAAACAGCGATTTGGGTCGTACCAGGGTGTTTTTAGTAGCATCTGCATCAGGGGGTAAGGAATACAGTTCTTCTACGCTACAAGACTTGGGTCCAGACTGAGGCGTTTCTGGAGGAGACTGCGGAGGCTGGATAGAAGCCACAATCTGTGAAAGCACCGTGCTTGCATTCTCTCTACCGCTGCTGCTGCCAACAGAAGCCTCTGGTGTTACGTCTATTTTTGCTGCAGGCTCTTGTGTTGTCTTTTGAACTCTTGATGGGGAGCTGTGGTCAGAACTATGACTTCTCTGTGGCGATATCTGACTTTTACCGAGACAGCTGTTAAACTCTTGGACCTTTTGAGCCACAGAACCCAGCCTGCATTCAGAGCTATTAGTCACCCCCTTCACTTGGGAAAATTCCGTGGGTTTACTTCCTATGGCTTCAgtcattttgctttctgtttctatttcttcatATGTGTGGCTTATTACACTAGTAGTTTTATCTTTGATGGATAGCTCTCCACTGGTCCCTAGAAAACTTTTATAGATAGCCAGGTTATCATATGCATTTGGATTGATTACAATAGGAACTTTAATAGCATTTTTAGAACTCTTAGCATAAGTGGGCTCATCATGAATGATAATAGGAAAAGGTGGCATGCCAGCATTATTGTAGCTGTTGAATTTTATCTCAGATAAATTGGGAGACTTAACCGGGATagtttttgaagaaatgtttGTAGCTGTAGGTGAAGTAGGAGCTGACTTGTGGCTTGTCTTCCTGGGAGGAACAGAAGGTCCTGAGCTGTTAGCAATTAACTCCACCTTAGGTATCTTCTGTCTTGGGCTAGTACTAGAAGTCCACACTTCTTGATATCTGATTGCACTGGATTTTTTCAGATTAGCATTTACTCGTACAGGTGATGCTGCAGATGATGTAATAGGTGTGCCTGGAGTTACTGGTGAGCTTGGGTTAGATGATGTATTTTTGGTTTCTGAGGTTTCGGTCTGATTCTCCTTACATTCATTGGTCATGGCAGCTGATACATCTACTATAGTATATGGCTTGCAAACCGGTTGTTCCATATTCACCACCCGGTAAGGTTTAGCTTGCTCTTCCACAGGCACCAAATTTATAGTTACAGATTGACCAGCAACATCTGAAGAACTTTTATTCTCTTGCTTATCAGTCTGCACAGCAATTTTGCCATCCTTCTCTTCCAGTCGAAGCGCAAGGACTGCCTTGTGAGTTTCTAGACTTCTTGGAACATTTCTGGGAGCTTTTGACACATCCTTCACTTGTTGATTATCACAAAGACTTTCATATTCTGGTTCAATCAATTTGAGGTCCTGAGGAGTACTAGGAGATAACCCTCCATTACAGAGCTTCTGTGAAGAACTGCTGGTTGTTCCAGAACGAGACTCTTCTGTCAAAGAAGAATCAGGAGATGTAGAATCAGAAGACACCATGCTCTGCATGCTCTCTTGCCCATAAAGAATCACAGTCTCTTCCCCATAACCATTTAAAATTTCATCGTAACTGTCGTCATAATCTACTGCACAGATCCGCTGGAGAGACTTGTTTCTAAGGGGCACAGTATTCCATTTTTTGTCAACACAGAACTGAACAGGAGATAGGGTGTTAGCTCTAAAATTAGCAAAGCGAGGTTGGCCCCTCATACGAATTTCCATTGCTAGCAACTCTTCATCACTTTCATCCCAGCTCTCATGCTCTTCTTGCATGCTGCCAAAAAACGTGTCATCCTCACTCTCGTCTCCACTAGAAAACTCTGGATAACAGAAACGGCCACCTTCATTACTTATTACTTCAGTGCTTCCACTCAGAATAACGTGCTTGCTGTGTGAATCCTTCATTCCACCCATCATGCAGCTTGGAGGGATCTTTCTTTCTAATGATCTTTTATAACAATTATTTATTCTTCCCAAGAAGGTTTCTCTTGAGTTCATTTCATTTCCAGTTAGCTGAGGTGTGGTATCCAAACCCGCAATCTCCTTCAAAACTTCTGTCAGtccattattattgttatttggTATCTTACCTACACCATCATTGTTGCCATAAGGCCGATGAACATGGCTATAACCTTCAATTTCGTCTTCATTATTATTGTTCAGTGGTTTTTTGTTCAAGACAGCTTTGTTTCGGTTCCAACCTGCAGGCACTGATTTATTCTCACAATGATCCGGTGTGCCGATTTCACCACATACGCCCTGCCCATCTACTACCATCATGGTGGGTTTCACAGCTATAGTGGGTTTCTTTGCCACAGGTGGTCggaaatttcctgtatttctccCACGATGGCTGCTACTTTGGTTTGCATTGGTTTTCAGATTTCCAtgtgagagggtttttttttcagataccgGGGGTAACTGATGCAAGCTTTTGGGCTTGAAGCAGTTCTTACATTCACCAGGTTTCCAGACGTGTTCAGTGAAAGTGTTGCAAGCAGACATTTTCCCAGAGCTTTGCGCTTGACGCCGTGCTGTTCAGTGCATGGTAAGAATTTCATCCATATGTTTCCACTCTGTTCACTTAGTATGGCTACTGTTTTGAGCAGCGATCATTCTGAAACACAAAAGAGAACGAGGAtaagaacagggaaaaaacagGCTGATGGTTATACTTACATTTTCTACACTATGAACAACTCGGAATAAGCAAGTAGCCTTTTGCTGATGCCTTCACTCTTTTTACGTAAATTTACAAAACTATGtaactgaaatgcaaaaagaGTTGCAAATACCATTCTTCTCATACATAAAGAATTAAAACTTTGGCAGCTAAGCCTTGTATTACTGAAAGCAgcgaaagagagagagaagtggcaATGACTGAGAATTTAGAATAATACTCTTGACTAGTTCAGGACCATTGACCTTTAATTTTGCCCAGTAAAACAAATGCTAGGAAAAGGATATAAAACCAAAGGTTAGTGCACATTGCTTTCAACATAATGCCTTAAACATGAGACAGGAAAGTAAGAGTATGTTTACTCTCCTAAATGCAACTGAGAATTTCTTTTAGCTTTGAATGTGAACGAGCTTGGCTTAAGTGACAAAATACATTCAAGCAATTCCAAACTCTGCCATTTTAGCACTTTTTTCATCAGAGTCAAATTATAACTGGACAGGTATTTTGTTTGAAGAGACACGCTGGACTGTAATCCTGGAACAGTCAGATAAAAATGCTGGGGAAACCCTTCTAGAAAgtcctgtttcttctcctttagtGTGAGCTAAATAGCGGCAATAAACCATTCTTATACCCTCAAAACAAAGCTATGGATTTTTAGTCCCTGATTTGTTTCACATGTAGCTTTTCTACCTACCCTCCCACCCCTAAATAACAATTGCAAAAGAATTGAAAATCTCTCTCAAAGTGAgcctttttatttcctgaaacGATCAGCCTTAAGTAAAAACTAAACATGAATCTGCTGTGCTTTATAGTCATTGGAGTATCCAGGATTTGAGAGTTTCATGAATTAATGCCTGAAGATTTTAAGCCTTCTAAGCCAAATCCGCAAGTCCGGTCTCTTTGTCACTGTTGCATAACTCCAATTATTGGAGACATTTTACTGAGGTGAAGGAATGTGTGTGTCCACCACTACTTCTGTAAACACGGGCAttgaaaaatcagtaattttataTTCTTACAGGCTTTGGGTGAAAATATACTTGCTGATCACATAGGTACACTGTAAGGGTATTAATAAACCCATTCAGTTAAAGATGCAGCTCTCTAGAGCCCGTGGTTAGTAACTCAGCAGCAGGACAGCTATGCTGGAATTCACCATGGGCACAACTGGTTTTCATCAGTGTAGCAAACAATAGACGGCATTAGTAAAACTGACACTTGTATGAATTTGTCAGTCTCCTCACGTACTGCTCTGTGTTTTGGCAAAGGGCTGTCCTATGCTGGAAAACTCTAATAGAGCAATCCTGTTCCAACACCAGATGGGGCTGAAGCCTAACTCTATTAGAGTATCTTCAGACACATTCGTGGTACCAGAGCTATCATATTTCATATGCTGACTAAATATGTTTCCAGACAAAGCTTTTTGCCAAAAAGACAGTGCCAAAAGCTTTCTCTGTATGACCTAAGAGATAGAAAGTCTGCCAGCTAGAGATCTACCCAAACTTTCAGCCtttgttttatatatacagaGTAAAatgcctttgtatttttttgatCTCTGCCAAGATTTGTTGCTTCAACACTTTGCAAGACCATATATTGTAAGCAGGAAAGTTATATTAAGAAATAATTCTCCTAAAATCAGAGAGAGAGTGCGCATATACTAGAATTTTATACCCTGGTTAGCTCCTTCCTTTCATGTATTTAACAAATAAAAGGAGTAAAGCTACACTAATAGGAATCTAAACTAAATGTTTTCTTGGAAAACATATTTCTCCATTACATAAAAACTTCTGAACAAACAATTTAAACAAAAGGGTTAGTGCATATGTGTGTAGTTTTTAAGATTTAACAGGGTGATATTATTTCTCCGAAACTGCATAAACTGCACTTGCTCTAGAATCCTATCACAAACCAGAGAGCTTTATGGTGTTCCAGGCTAAGCATTTTCTGCTAATAACGTTGGGGCAGAAATGAGAAAGCACGCTATTGCACACCTTCATATAACTACATTTTTATGTTTTACCGCTGCCTGTACTCACTCTCATTTGCTCAGATACACTGATACTAACCAGCTCTCCTCTAACCCAAATGAGTGCTATGCTCAACCTATGAATGCGAACTACAGGAAACTTAGCAGAACCACAACACAACGCTCCAGTCAGAGTAAAAACTACAGCATGGTCATAGCTCTGTGCAAACATACAGCCCACGTCCCAGGAGTACCACCTGCAGCAatttggcttaaaaataaaatacatgttggCATGTCCATGTAAATGCACTCGTAACTTGTACACAGAAAATACATAAGAAATGCATAGATATTATAGATCATTTGCACTTCAACACCTAATGGAAATGGTTTAAACACAACCATGCTCTCTGACATGATTTTTGATACAGTCTGTGAAACAGACAAGAGCCACTGACTTCTCGGGTTTATGAACTACAGCTGGGTTTCCAACTGGCTTTGGCACATGCAGGATGAGCAGTTCCTGTAGCAAGCTTTGACACCGCCTGCAGCTGTAACAAAAGAGGAAATATGCACCTTCAAACAAGAGgaaatgtatgttaaaaaaaacagacaaaagaattCCAACATTGTGCTACTTGTATACTTAAAATCAGAAGCACTCCTATgctatttcaaattaaattcatAATGACCTTTATATGTCTAAACCAGTATTTGCATTCTAACAAAAATTCACGCAGTTTCTTCATTGCTGTACAACTAAAAGCGATTTTTCTGATGTTCTCCTCTCCCTTTAAAGAACATACATTTACTGTTTCAACTACAGATTCCCTATTATGAGTGATAATTACAGTGAGAGTGATTATGAGTGGTAACAGGAATGAAATCttctttcagtattaaaaaatgtaaaacattcttCACATGTTCAGGCTATTGCTTCCCTTGCTGTTAACAGCAGCTGCAACTTGGTAGGGGGCAGCAGAGTCCACTGAAGGCAATGAAAATgcacacaaatacaaaacaaaaagaatatcCTGACACTGTTCATTTCTAGATTCTCACCCTACTCTTCGAAACAAAGAAGGTCAACAAGAGATCCAGGCAGTCACACATCAGATCTCTTAAGCTGCTACACTGATTAGGCATCTTTTCTTCCGTAACTTCCCTGCTTCCATGACAGCCCATTTAACTGCTAAGGAACGGGAATGTGTACTCTGCAGAGCTCCTGGCTCTTCTGAAATGAGTAGCTTGGATGACAGAACTTCCTTGAAGAGACTCAATTTGCACAAAATCAAGGCAATAACAACCTCAGACATTAAATACAAAACAGCATTAGGCTTCTAAAGAAAGCATTA encodes the following:
- the PEAK1 gene encoding inactive tyrosine-protein kinase PEAK1 isoform X2; the encoded protein is MSACNTFTEHVWKPGECKNCFKPKSLHQLPPVSEKKTLSHGNLKTNANQSSSHRGRNTGNFRPPVAKKPTIAVKPTMMVVDGQGVCGEIGTPDHCENKSVPAGWNRNKAVLNKKPLNNNNEDEIEGYSHVHRPYGNNDGVGKIPNNNNNGLTEVLKEIAGLDTTPQLTGNEMNSRETFLGRINNCYKRSLERKIPPSCMMGGMKDSHSKHVILSGSTEVISNEGGRFCYPEFSSGDESEDDTFFGSMQEEHESWDESDEELLAMEIRMRGQPRFANFRANTLSPVQFCVDKKWNTVPLRNKSLQRICAVDYDDSYDEILNGYGEETVILYGQESMQSMVSSDSTSPDSSLTEESRSGTTSSSSQKLCNGGLSPSTPQDLKLIEPEYESLCDNQQVKDVSKAPRNVPRSLETHKAVLALRLEEKDGKIAVQTDKQENKSSSDVAGQSVTINLVPVEEQAKPYRVVNMEQPVCKPYTIVDVSAAMTNECKENQTETSETKNTSSNPSSPVTPGTPITSSAASPVRVNANLKKSSAIRYQEVWTSSTSPRQKIPKVELIANSSGPSVPPRKTSHKSAPTSPTATNISSKTIPVKSPNLSEIKFNSYNNAGMPPFPIIIHDEPTYAKSSKNAIKVPIVINPNAYDNLAIYKSFLGTSGELSIKDKTTSVISHTYEEIETESKMTEAIGSKPTEFSQVKGVTNSSECRLGSVAQKVQEFNSCLGKSQISPQRSHSSDHSSPSRVQKTTQEPAAKIDVTPEASVGSSSGRENASTVLSQIVASIQPPQSPPETPQSGPKSCSVEELYSLPPDADATKNTLVRPKSLFTSQSEIESSKTVENTAIKMQKESLSQPVATHSPKPVRATPNTTSPKTEQAPPFPPPRSTSSPYHASNLLQRHFSNWTKPNSPTRSTEAESILHSEGRRAADAKPKRWISFKSFFRRRKTDDEEDKEKEREKGKLVGLDGTVIHMLPPPPVQRHHWFSEAKSDSSEKPSIVFMYRCEPAQAEPKADHQNKSGAESAIADALAKDKGETQENSPESFEQKIASHSSPPRIPKKIPSQVPDDTTLEDLSPRVPRAVFVKQDNGGSASVIPVSSVRVPQGEEEKEEASNSPDLNPCSATYSNLGQSRAAMIPPKQPRQPKGALDDAIAFGGLVDQETVNNLQPTPPPLPKKTILRANTEPTPRDLQKQALENNLCIVANPTYDIDTNWEASSACSSVSLELKVLDNESGDSLDRPTEKLRATTSATNSVSSLTTISIKDRCSNSMESLTGRRISQTKQGKGVQKPQRQALYRGIENREEVVGKIRSLHTDSLKKLALKCEDLFMAGQKDQLRFGVDSWSDFRLTSDKPCCEAGDAVYYPASYAKDPLNNYAVKICKSKAKESQQYYHSLSIRQSLAINFNIQQDCGHFLAEVPVRLLPWEDADAPEVEEEEEQEEEDKEPEQKNRDTPSNTEALQKDSSSNQGTISKPRSRVVVITREVPYLTVADFVRESAPRHAKSPDLYERQVCLLLLQLCLGLEHLKPYHITHCDLRLENLLLVHSRPGGSPLSSESMEPSPNTACPARLIVSNFSQAKQKSHMVDPEVLRDQSRLAPEIITATQYKKCDEFQTGILIYEMLHLPNPFDENPELKEKEYTRADLPKIPCRSLYSQGLQQLASCLLNPNPSERILISEAKGILQCLLWGPREDLFHALSTSSTPSRRDAVLQNWLDIKRTLLMIKFAEKSLDRDCGVILEDWLCCQYLAFATIDSLHRIVRIMQQH
- the PEAK1 gene encoding inactive tyrosine-protein kinase PEAK1 isoform X1; translated protein: MSACNTFTEHVWKPGECKNCFKPKSLHQLPPVSEKKTLSHGNLKTNANQSSSHRGRNTGNFRPPVAKKPTIAVKPTMMVVDGQGVCGEIGTPDHCENKSVPAGWNRNKAVLNKKPLNNNNEDEIEGYSHVHRPYGNNDGVGKIPNNNNNGLTEVLKEIAGLDTTPQLTGNEMNSRETFLGRINNCYKRSLERKIPPSCMMGGMKDSHSKHVILSGSTEVISNEGGRFCYPEFSSGDESEDDTFFGSMQEEHESWDESDEELLAMEIRMRGQPRFANFRANTLSPVQFCVDKKWNTVPLRNKSLQRICAVDYDDSYDEILNGYGEETVILYGQESMQSMVSSDSTSPDSSLTEESRSGTTSSSSQKLCNGGLSPSTPQDLKLIEPEYESLCDNQQVKDVSKAPRNVPRSLETHKAVLALRLEEKDGKIAVQTDKQENKSSSDVAGQSVTINLVPVEEQAKPYRVVNMEQPVCKPYTIVDVSAAMTNECKENQTETSETKNTSSNPSSPVTPGTPITSSAASPVRVNANLKKSSAIRYQEVWTSSTSPRQKIPKVELIANSSGPSVPPRKTSHKSAPTSPTATNISSKTIPVKSPNLSEIKFNSYNNAGMPPFPIIIHDEPTYAKSSKNAIKVPIVINPNAYDNLAIYKSFLGTSGELSIKDKTTSVISHTYEEIETESKMTEAIGSKPTEFSQVKGVTNSSECRLGSVAQKVQEFNSCLGKSQISPQRSHSSDHSSPSRVQKTTQEPAAKIDVTPEASVGSSSGRENASTVLSQIVASIQPPQSPPETPQSGPKSCSVEELYSLPPDADATKNTLVRPKSLFTSQSEIESSKTVENTAIKMQKESLSQPVATHSPKPVRATPNTTSPKTEQAPPFPPPRSTSSPYHASNLLQRHFSNWTKPNSPTRSTEAESILHSEGRRAADAKPKRWISFKSFFRRRKTDDEEDKEKEREKGKLVGLDGTVIHMLPPPPVQRHHWFSEAKSDSSEKPSIVFMYRCEPAQAEPKADHQNKSGAESAIADALAKDKGETQENSPESFEQKIASHSSPPRIPKKIPSTSEHCGINGSPEFQDMIKRLKKALKEFPLMGNCVSEYSGQVPDDTTLEDLSPRVPRAVFVKQDNGGSASVIPVSSVRVPQGEEEKEEASNSPDLNPCSATYSNLGQSRAAMIPPKQPRQPKGALDDAIAFGGLVDQETVNNLQPTPPPLPKKTILRANTEPTPRDLQKQALENNLCIVANPTYDIDTNWEASSACSSVSLELKVLDNESGDSLDRPTEKLRATTSATNSVSSLTTISIKDRCSNSMESLTGRRISQTKQGKGVQKPQRQALYRGIENREEVVGKIRSLHTDSLKKLALKCEDLFMAGQKDQLRFGVDSWSDFRLTSDKPCCEAGDAVYYPASYAKDPLNNYAVKICKSKAKESQQYYHSLSIRQSLAINFNIQQDCGHFLAEVPVRLLPWEDADAPEVEEEEEQEEEDKEPEQKNRDTPSNTEALQKDSSSNQGTISKPRSRVVVITREVPYLTVADFVRESAPRHAKSPDLYERQVCLLLLQLCLGLEHLKPYHITHCDLRLENLLLVHSRPGGSPLSSESMEPSPNTACPARLIVSNFSQAKQKSHMVDPEVLRDQSRLAPEIITATQYKKCDEFQTGILIYEMLHLPNPFDENPELKEKEYTRADLPKIPCRSLYSQGLQQLASCLLNPNPSERILISEAKGILQCLLWGPREDLFHALSTSSTPSRRDAVLQNWLDIKRTLLMIKFAEKSLDRDCGVILEDWLCCQYLAFATIDSLHRIVRIMQQH
- the PEAK1 gene encoding inactive tyrosine-protein kinase PEAK1 isoform X3 — its product is MSACNTFTEHVWKPGECKNCFKPKSLHQLPPVSEKKTLSHGNLKTNANQSSSHRGRNTGNFRPPVAKKPTIAVKPTMMVVDGQGVCGEIGTPDHCENKSVPAGWNRNKAVLNKKPLNNNNEDEIEGYSHVHRPYGNNDGVGKIPNNNNNGLTEVLKEIAGLDTTPQLTGNEMNSRETFLGRINNCYKRSLERKIPPSCMMGGMKDSHSKHVILSGSTEVISNEGGRFCYPEFSSGDESEDDTFFGSMQEEHESWDESDEELLAMEIRMRGQPRFANFRANTLSPVQFCVDKKWNTVPLRNKSLQRICAVDYDDSYDEILNGYGEETVILYGQESMQSMVSSDSTSPDSSLTEESRSGTTSSSSQKLCNGGLSPSTPQDLKLIEPEYESLCDNQQVKDVSKAPRNVPRSLETHKAVLALRLEEKDGKIAVQTDKQENKSSSDVAGQSVTINLVPVEEQAKPYRVVNMEQPVCKPYTIVDVSAAMTNECKENQTETSETKNTSSNPSSPVTPGTPITSSAASPVRVNANLKKSSAIRYQEVWTSSTSPRQKIPKVELIANSSGPSVPPRKTSHKSAPTSPTATNISSKTIPVKSPNLSEIKFNSYNNAGMPPFPIIIHDEPTYAKSSKNAIKVPIVINPNAYDNLAIYKSFLGTSGELSIKDKTTSVISHTYEEIETESKMTEAIGSKPTEFSQVKGVTNSSECRLGSVAQKVQEFNSCLGKSQISPQRSHSSDHSSPSRVQKTTQEPAAKIDVTPEASVGSSSGRENASTVLSQIVASIQPPQSPPETPQSGPKSCSVEELYSLPPDADATKNTLVRPKSLFTSQSEIESSKTVENTAIKMQKESLSQPVATHSPKPVRATPNTTSPKTEQAPPFPPPRSTSSPYHASNLLQRHFSNWTKPNSPTRSTEAESILHSEGRRAADAKPKRWISFKSFFRRRKTDDEEDKEKEREKGKLVGLDGTVIHMLPPPPVQRHHWFSEAKSDSSEKPSIVFMYRCEPAQAEPKADHQNKSGAESAIADALAKDKGETQENSPESFEQKIASHSSPPRIPKKIPSTSEHCGINGSPEFQDMIKRLKKALKEFPLMGNCVSEYSGQVPDDTTLEDLSPRVPRAVFVKQDNGGSASVIPVSSVRVPQGEEEKEEASNSPDLNPCSATYSNLGQSRAAMIPPKQPRQPKGALDDAIAFGGLVDQETVNNLQPTPPPLPKKTILRANTEPTPRDLQKQALENNLCIVANPTYDIDTNWEASSACSSVSLELKVLDNESGDSLDRPTEKLRATTSATNSVSSLTTISIKDRCSNSMESLTGRRISQTKQGKGVQKPQRQALYRGIENREEVVGKIRSLHTDSLKKLALKCEDLFMAGQKDQLRFGVDSWSDFRLTSDKPCCEAGDAVYYPASYAKDPLNNYAVKVCEA